A window of the Capricornis sumatraensis isolate serow.1 chromosome 9, serow.2, whole genome shotgun sequence genome harbors these coding sequences:
- the ZFP2 gene encoding zinc finger protein ZFP2 codes for MEREGLWHSSLGETWEPDNWLEGQQENQDRHLGQVHITHKETLTERRTCGGNELERCSSQGSIIDIQQTIPVGKSPHNWNSHGKDTKQNAELIKTQRIFAGEKVYECNECGKTFSQSSSLLKHQRIHTGEKPYKCNVCEKHFIERSSLTVHQRIHTGEKPYKCNECGKTFSQSMNLTVHQRTHTGEKPYQCKECGKAFRKNSSLIQHERIHTGEKPYKCNECGKAFTQSMNLTVHQRTHTGEKPYECNECGKAFSQSMHLTVHQRSHTGEKPYECSECGKAFSKSSALTLHQRNHTGEKPYKCNKCGKSFSQSTYLIEHQRLHSGVKPFECNQCGKAFSKNSSLTQHRRIHTGEKPYECMVCGKHFTGRSSLTVHQVIHTGEKPYECSECGKAFSQSAYLIEHQRIHTGEKPYECDQCGKAFIKNSSLIVHQRTHTGEKPYQCNECGKAFSRSTNLTRHQRTHT; via the coding sequence ATGGAAAGGGAAGGTCTCTGGCATTCTTCTTTAGGGGAAACCTGGGAACCTGATAATTGGTTAGAGGGGCAACAGGAAAACCAGGATAGACATTTGGGCCAAGTGCACATTACCCATAAGGAAACCCTCACTGAGCGAAGGACATGTGGAGGTAATGAACTTGAAAGATGTTCCAGTCAGGGTTCAATCATTGATATACAACAAACTATTCCTGTGGGGAAAAGTCCTCACAACTGGAATTCACATGGAAAAGACACTAAACAAAATGCTGAATTAATTAAAACTCAAAGAATATTTGCAGGAGAGAAAGTCTATGAATGTAATGAGTGTGGGAAAACCTTCAGCCAGAGTTCGTCTCTTCTTAAGCACCAGAGAATTCATACGGGGGAGAAACCCTATAAGTGTAATGTATGTGAGAAGCACTTCATTGAACGTTCCTCACTTACTGTACATcaaagaattcatactggagagaaaccctacaaatgtaatgaatgtgggaaaACCTTCAGTCAGAGCATGAACCTTACTGTTCATCAAAGaactcatactggagagaaaccatatcaATGTAAAGAGTGTGGAAAAGCTTTCCGCAAGAATTCATCCCTTATTCAACATGAAAggattcatactggagagaaaccctacaaatgtaatgaatgtggTAAAGCTTTTACCCAAAGTATGAATCTCACAGTGCATCAAAGAACTCACACAGGAgaaaaaccctatgaatgtaatgaatgtggaaaagccttcagtcAAAGTATGCATCTTACTGTACATCAGAGAAGtcatactggagaaaaaccctATGAGTGTAgtgaatgtggaaaagcctttaGTAAGAGCTCAGCTCTTACCCTGCATCAGCGAAAtcatactggagaaaaaccctACAAATGTAACAAATGTGGGAAATCCTTTAGCCAAAGTACGTACCTTATAGAGCATCAGAGACTTCATTCTGGAGTAAAACCTTTTGAATGTAATCAGTGTGGGAAAGCTTTCAGTAAGAATTCATCTCTTACTCAACAtcggagaattcatactggagagaaaccttatgagTGTATGGTATGTGGAAAACATTTCACTGGGCGATCATCCCTTACTGTACATCAGGttattcatactggagagaagccttatgaATGCAGTGAATGTGGAAAGGCCTTCAGCCAGAGTGCATACCTtattgagcatcaaagaattcatactggtgagaagCCCTATGAATGCGATCAGTGTGGAAAAGCCTTCATTAAGAATTCATCCCTTATAGTGCACCAGAGAACtcatacaggagagaaaccctatcagtgtaatgaatgtggaaaagccttcagtcGGAGTACAAATCTTACACGGCATCAGAGAACTCATACGTGA